A region from the Bacteroidia bacterium genome encodes:
- a CDS encoding HNH endonuclease, which yields MRPYDSHRWKTIRLEVLRQHPLCIRCQNVGVIKVATTVDHCIPAKAYDDFFDTDNLFSVCTQCHSDITKHYDNRNAHEHFKSDYASIKYSGREFSRGIDGFILDEDLDSLLLGMEVVGNKLSPRRFE from the coding sequence ATGCGACCTTATGACTCTCACAGATGGAAGACAATACGCTTAGAAGTGTTAAGACAACACCCTCTTTGTATTAGATGCCAGAATGTAGGAGTTATCAAGGTCGCTACTACGGTAGATCATTGCATACCAGCCAAAGCATACGATGATTTTTTTGATACAGACAATCTTTTTAGTGTTTGTACTCAATGCCATTCAGACATTACAAAGCATTACGACAATAGAAACGCACACGAACACTTTAAGAGTGATTATGCCTCGATTAAGTACTCAGGAAGAGAGTTTAGTCGTGGTATAGATGGATTTATCCTAGATGAAGATTTAGACAGCTTATTGCTAGGTATGGAAGTCGTGGGGAACAAACTATCCCCCCGTCGTTTTGAATAA